A single Venturia canescens isolate UGA chromosome 1, ASM1945775v1, whole genome shotgun sequence DNA region contains:
- the wge gene encoding uncharacterized protein wge isoform X1 yields the protein MLVPPVVQGGTGSRQVGDTGGNRGQQSTVPSAPATLWPLAPSQHNQTASQQSHATPPLAATPLPAHNQGVSRYGLYSLFPGGGGASYVAATPATPSSTSARAYHATTHKERTVSESVFSAAVGVGVGGYTWGAPTPPPGSPYSPVPVTQLELLAKNLASLAPHHATGHQQTSHQAHQSLSLQGAVGVNVAAAAAGASLHHAQHTQHTLNLAGLHHLHHGESTMTTTSATSFTSKFIDEHTLTFGGLHQNAFSPQLSLVTAGTPTLTINSFSSPSNSQQGSVVPTTGVLLHQDYQTQTQAITSTGCTTAVNVSTIPSGSTSSSMSTMLVQAGAHNGNNTGGFLQQTTSCSSSSSMKKLENFGTVQTTTTGQTVKLENKTRQPCICKSNNGKTKLVHSDAGCSRTLPVASSWNSQTEGMTLCTSNSNNIVTGTTTTGVVNASLVKREPMTTVPCQVAEVSTSLHATTTAVKIEPMPTKSENGIVVSTAGSGGIPVGIAVARQRLQHQETTSSSMRNVSLSHHTSHHASYHHFQPDNLGSATAMTMGGATLVHCGNSGDERPAHLTIPSGSLAPSLNAALGSTLNSGLGNIGGAGNPPAAGTTAASWPPTIWQYPTAAMPAMEPVGFPQMGVGLQSGLQGGLQLVRDPTSGHLLLIHAAAGFSHSAEQMQQAVVWPNYPNHNGHNIGPPPLLLPPPPQPPSLQLLSDIGGARFVLTENKRKQQSTVPIVKIEADCGSSPTTIIASAESSKTLQTVTSMASALMPDAPLLTTLHYYPHAPALVQISQAEQTHCTSQQRHTFLSKATSPVSCLTPPPEVSQIHAIEPPETTPIGVQDASNQTDGVETDDEHLPNDSYVKQEHCSTPCQSVMTNPTSFDLVSSSHERTKAPLGMIPLTNNTLIDQSMIAQTACNLIGKFEKSENTVINAADCTRYATTTSVTTITRCGSEINSVDRTIESVVSCRSINDDDANLDEEDSLNIDEESGCEDRVSRIGSRVIEITEENCDSFHENLEFFGRRRDPVEQIRKPFYSEAMLNEERALEIKRNEDSISMLETSDEITSKQEDEQISVGSPQIANHAENAEENLHKEVATSKELVVPSVCEESARDCDDRGESVVESTNPPIVEEPSQVFGRSFDMPSIDCDEERETLAVIVVKQEKDDETIGHDSHSGTNDASSQAEKSLRHERKQSVERFHPGIENVVEKLKKNAAAALHDHQAAYNSENSREGQSEIERSPSHLEQPSRKLENGLKKMLLRSHENSANSEHFSSSMSLETHPKIIQADSFGKGVCSKTWLPTDNNNDISSNNHNLKITDKNTNDAILKGGKIAPIYPSSNSVNQDEEYPREFSSNKLSTKIEADQTIGRKYDLTSKPSFVNEIIDSKHSSQRDETKNCIDDQIVKLKAPEKPKQNVDLSGLELLSNSIAQYEHLVPGTPGYEDHVMNSSDQQSQQDESNNNEVDSPLGLLCALAEQRFMEEVGSSGSKKPKEYVDNSEEISQAGRLLLNLGKCSDNERKRKRSLVDENEEDGIDKSKRIREDSTGRESPSAEYTPRFVDKYSKARRFVAKSREDTLYADKTRRNSVSMVNNEVAPTTNGTKRNYVENEVEFTDSEAENIDARVCPLRLSISREDSEKCDLTTAENPNGNDQDWPNMDAMELDMRVRMADIQKQYKEKQKELLKLPPKKDEKRSPGRPRKKSQTSSDYGSMDLNASPPKSPIDEALDNANQQPLTSMPNLAIPRCNVNLVKLGEPRSHIKLLDNIPSIPIPVPPVASPITVLPAAKLITEDEDKNSLALGYETASSSAPTVASSSSASKKRKVGRPRKLMCSSGSARHLTETIVAKKPKSKSSLVGYLMTSKNRHLQNKFLGKSGYTPLPFKSGIAGNKNSKSHKIAKSKVKPVKQTPLHNKNVISSIIAEKAKLSQETKLERQVTKVKPKLKAEAKMKMWEEDESGEWNYTIERVPPEVPSVEKESTTEMQPEPAKIVVEEETNEVEPDRQEKLKKKKRKSTSTSPNRRKSSDHERKESRKRKSSLDCKECKECAKAAKADNKSDNILSKCKLTDAHLAIDQLRVLTAMGGLFYAGRLSAVQAPDVYAITLDGERGNRPHIHSREEILRDAIVEVCPSSTKELPPGTRLCAYWSQQYRCLYPGTSVEPSEADPELDEKFVSVEFDDGDSGRIALDDIRLLQPDYPVVEYDPNPLLTLGKRRRQTSMSTDEKRSSSAGNVRDAQSLTIARDGQTNENLMVDRKIEGDVTELRKGDGAEANALGEHRERKRLKKRRRDKLKRLNEAQEGKKKHRKHKCCEEHRKHKHRKHRKHKHKHNHHSSYSEGSHVSGGESCSGHKSEEETSPSNENAEKALDIPQEEEEVGERNEGLCQPQEEEEERLDEPVVDPIIPEGKVEKPKKQEKKAKARERQESVESRSKMAAFLPARQLWGWAGKGYRRPGAKGRAKKQFFRAIQRGNETIQIGDSAVFLSTGRPDRPYIGRIESMWETSSSNMIVKVKWFYHPEETVGCPPNLKYPGALFESPHMDENDVQTISHKCEVLKLADYTKKLGKEPHRYLTIYDNNDIYYLAGYYDPTTYLLNMQPDVV from the exons CGCCACCCCCGGGCTCACCGTACAGTCCTGTACCCGTGACTCAGCTCGAACTACTTGCCAAGAATCTGGCGAGTCTGGCACCGCATCACGCGACCGGTCATCAGCAAACATCTCATCAGGCTCATCAGTCCCTGAGCTTACAAGGCGCTGTGGGGGTTAACGTTGCAGCTGCTGCAGCCGGTGCGAGTCTACATCATGCCCAGCACACTCAACACACCCTCAATCTCGCCGGTCTTCATCATCTTCATCACGGTGAgtcgacgatgacgacgacatCGGCGACCTCCTTTACGTCCAAGTTTATTGACGAGCATACGCTCACCTTCG GAGGTCTCCATCAAAACGCATTCTCGCCTCAATTATCACTGGTGACGGCGGGTACACCGACGTTAACTATAAACAGCTTCTCGTCACCGAGTAACAGCCAACAGGGGAGCGTCGTTCCAACGACCGGTGTACTCCTTCACCAGGATTATCAGACTCAGACTCAGGCAATAACGAGCACCGGATGTACGACGGCGGTCAACGTTTCGACGATACCGAGTGGCTCGACTTCGAGTTCTATGAGCACGATGCTCGTACAGGCTGGTGCACATAATGGTAACAATACCGGTGGCTTTCTTCAACAAACGACTagctgcagcagcagcagcagtatgAAGAAACTCGAGAACTTTGGCACTGTACAAACTACGACCACCGGACAAACGGTCAAGTTGGAGAACAAAACTCGCCAGCCATGTATATGCAAAAGTAATAACG GCAAAACGAAATTGGTCCATTCCGATGCCGGCTGTAGTCGCACCCTGCCAGTTGCCTCGTCCTGGAACAGTCAAACGGAGGGAATGACTCTGTGCACGAGCAATTCGAATAATATAGTTACGGGTACAACGACGACGGGAGTCGTGAACGCGAGTCTCGTGAAGCGAGAGCCTATGACAACGGTACCGTGTCAAGTAGCCGAAGTCTCGACCTCCCTTCACGCGACAACGACCGCTGTTAAGATCGAGCCTATGCCGACAAAGTCCGAAAATG GAATCGTCGTCTCAACAGCAGGATCTGGCGGAATTCCGGTTGGTATCGCAGTCGCGCGACAGAGACTACAGCACCAGGAAACAACGTCGTCGTCGATGCGAAACGTATCACTGAGTCATCACACCTCGCATCATGCGAGCTACCACCATTTTCAACCTGACAATCTCG GCTCCGCAACAGCTATGACCATGGGAGGAGCCACCCTGGTGCACTGCGGAAACAGTGGGGATGAACGTCCAGCCCATCTCACCATTCCCTCTGGTAGCCTCGCACCCTCTCTCAACGCAGCTCTTGGCTCTACACTCAATTCTGGCCTCGGTAATATCGGAGGTGCGGGAAATCCCCCTGCCGCCGGGACGACGGCTGCCTCCTGGCCACCGACGATCTGGCAATATCCGACAGCAG CAATGCCTGCAATGGAGCCCGTTGGTTTTCCACAAATGGGAGTCGGTCTACAGAGTGGTCTTCAGGGTGGTTTGCAGCTTGTCAGAGATCCGACTAGTGGACACCTCTTACTTATACACGCAGCTG CAGGATTTTCTCATTCAGCTGAACAGATGCAACAGGCTGTTGTATGGCCGAATTATCCGAACCACAACGGTCACAATATCGGACCACCCCCACTTTTACTTCCGCCGCCACCGCAACCGCCGTCACTTCAACTTTTGAGCGACATTGGAGGTGCCAGATTTGTACTGACTGAAAACAAGAGGAAACAACAAAGCACTGTACCAATCGTCAAGATCGAGGCTGATTGTGGCAGCAGTCCAACAACTATTATTg CATCCGCGGAATCGAGTAAAACCCTCCAGACCGTGACGTCGATGGCAAGTGCTCTCATGCCGGACGCCCCTCTTCTGACAACCCTTCACTATTATCCTCACGCTCCGGCCCTCGTGCAGATAAGCCAAGCAGAGCAAACGCACTGCACATCACAG caACGACATACGTTTCTGTCGAAAGCAACATCCCCAGTTTCGTGTCTCACACCACCACCAGAAGTGTCGCAAATTCATGCGATTGAGCCACCCGAAACGACGCCGATCGGGGTTCAAGATGCGTCCAACCAAACTGACGGTGTCGAGACCGATGACGAACATTTGCCGAATGATTCTTACGTCAAGCAAGAACACTGCTCAACGCCCTGTCAATCTGTGATGACGAATCCCACGAGTTTTGATTTAGTTTCCTCGAGTCACGAGCGCACAAAAGCACCGTTGGGTATGATCCCCTTAACGAACAATACTCTCATCGACCAATCGATGATCGCACAAACGGCGTGCAACCTCATCGGTAAGTTCGAAAAGTCCGAAAACACTGTGATAAATGCTGCTGACTGCACGAGATATGCAACGACGACCTCTGTCACGACGATAACCCGGTGCGGCAGCGAAATCAACTCAGTCGATCGAACAATCGAGAGTGTCGTTAGCTGTCGTTCGATCAATGACGATGATGCTAATCTTGATGAGGAAGATTCATTGAATATCGATGAAGAATCTGGTTGCGAGGACAGAGTATCAAGAATAGGTTCCAGAGTTATTGAAATAACGGAAGAAAACTGTGACAGCTTTCATGAGAATCTCGAATTTTTTGGTCGCAGACGTGATCCCGTTGAACAGATAAGGAAACCCTTCTATTCTGAGGCGATGCTTAACGAAGAGAGAgctttggaaataaaaaggaacgagGATTCTATAAGTATGCTGGAAACGAGTGATGAGATAACGAGCAAGCAGGAAGACGAGCAAATTTCGGTCGGCAGCCCTCAAATTGCAAATCATGCGGAAAATGCCGAAGAAAATTTGCACAAAGAAGTTGCAACCTCAAAGGAACTTGTTGTTCCCTCTGTATGTGAAGAGAGTGCTCGAGACTGCGATGATAGGGGGGAGAGCGTGGTCGAGTCAACGAATCCACCGATTGTCGAGGAGCCCTCACAAGTATTCGGTAGATCGTTTGACATGCCGTCCATCGATTGCGACGAAGAACGTGAAACTTTGGCAGTGATTGTAGTCAAACAGGAAAAAGACGATGAAACGATTGGCCATGATTCACATTCTGGAACTAATGATGCTTCCTCACAGGCCGAAAAATCACTGCGTCACGAAAGAAAACAGTCGGTCGAGAGATTTCATCCTGGTATTGAAAACGTtgtggaaaaattgaagaaaaatgccgCAGCAGCACTGCATGATCATCAGGCAGCTTATAACTCTGAAAATTCAAGAGAGGGACAATCAGAGATTGAAAGATCTCCGTCACACCTCGAACAGCCATCCAGAAAACTGGAAAATGGCTTGAAGAAAATGTTACTGCGTTCCCATGAGAATTCAGCGAATTCCGAGCACTTTTCAAGCTCGATGTCTCTGGAAACTCATCCCAAAATTATTCAAGCCGATTCGTTTGGCAAAGGAGTCTGCTCAAAAACCTGGTTACCCACTGACAATAACAATGACATCAGCAGTAACAATCATAATTTGAAGATCACTGATAAAAACACTAACGATGCGATTCTTAAAGGAGGAAAAATAGCACCCATTTATCCGTCTTCCAACTCAGTTAATCAGGATGAAGAGTATCCTCGAGAATTTTCCAGTAATAAATTATCAACCAAGATTGAAGCTGACCAAACGATCGGGAGAAAATATGATCTCACAAGCAAACCCAGTTTCGTGAATGAAATAATCGATTCTAAGCATTCGAGTCAACGGGATGAAActaaaaattgtatcgacgaTCAAATAGTTAAGCTTAAAGCACCGGAAAAACCTAAGCAGAATGTGGACCTGAGTGGTCTCGAACTTTTATCCAATAGCATTGCTCAGTACGAGCATCTTGTTCCAGGAACTCCAGGGTATGAGGATCACGTGATGAATTCATCGGATCAACAGTCACAGCAAGACGAAAGCAATAATAACGAAGTTGACAGTCCTCTGGGTCTCTTGTGTGCGCTGGCGGAGCAAAGATTCATGGAAGAAGTTGGTTCCAGTGGATCCAAAAAGCCGAAAGAGTATGTTGATAATTCCGAGGAGATTTCTCAAGCTGGACGGCTTTTGTTGAATTTGGGTAAATGCTCGgacaacgagagaaagagaaaaagatcattggtcgatgaaaatgaagaagacGGAATAGATAAATCAAAGCGAATTCGCGAAGACAGCACCGGAAGGGAAAGTCCCAGTGCTGAATATACTCCTCGGTTTGTTGATAAATATAGCAAAGCTCGAAGATTCGTTGCAAAATCGAGAGAAGACACGCTTTACGCTGACAAAACTCGAAGGAATAGCGTATCGATGGTGAATAACGAGGTAGCTCCAACAACGAATGGAACGAAGAGAAATTACGTGGAGAACGAAGTGGAATTCACTGATTCTGAAGCTGAGAATATTGACGCTCGTGTTTGTCCGCTGCGGTTATCGATTTCAAGGGAggattcagaaaaatgcgatCTAACAACAGCAGAGAATCCGAATGGAAATGATCAAGATTGGCCAAACATGGATGCAATGGAGTTGGACATGAGAGTGAGAATGGCAGATATACAGAAGCAGTACAAAGAAAAGCAGAAAGAACTTCTAAAATTACCACCGAAGAAAGATGAGAAGAGAAGTCCCGGGCGGCCGAGAAAAAAGAGTCAAACGAGTTCTGACTACGGTAGTATGGATCTCAACGCTTCACCTCCGAAGTCACCCATTGACGAGGCTCTGGATAACGCTAATCAGCAGCCTCTTACATCCATGCCAAATCTTGCGATTCCCAGGTGCAACGTTAATCTTGTTAAACTTGGCGAACCCAGGAGCCATATCAAATTGTTGGATAACATACCAAGCATTCCAATACCGGTTCCTCCTGTAGCATCACCGATTACCGTGCTACCGGCTGCTAAATTGATAACAGAAGATGAAGACAAAAATAGTTTAGCG TTGGGATACGAGACAGCTTCGTCGTCAGCGCCAACAGTTGCTAGTTCGAGTTCGGCATCGAAGAAGCGAAAAGTTGGAAGACCAAGAAAGCTCATGTGTAGTTCCGGGAGTGCGAGACATTTGACGGAAACTATAGTCGCGAAGAAACCGAAGAGCAAAAGTTCCCTCGTGGGTTATCTAATGACATCGAAAAACAGACACTTGCAAAATAAG TTCCTTGGTAAATCCGGCTACACGCCACTTCCATTCAAGTCTGGTATTGCGGGTAACAAGAACTCCAAGTCCCATAAAATCGCGAAATCAAAGGTCAAACCGGTCAAGCAAACCCCGTTGCACAACAAGAACGTGATAAGTTCTATTATAGCTGAGAAAGCGAAACTCAGCCAGGAAACAAAGTTGGAGAGACAAGTGACGAAGGTTAAGCCGAAATTAAAAGCGGAGGCTAAGATGAAGATGTGGGAGGAAGATGAAAGCGGAGAATGGAATTATACGATTGAAAGGGTTCCACCCGAAGTTCCAAGCGTTGAAAAAGAATCCACTACG GAGATGCAACCAGAGCCAGCTAAGATTGTGgtggaagaagaaacgaatGAGGTAGAACCAGATCGGCAAGAAaagctgaaaaagaaaaaacgtaaatcAACATCGACCTCACCGAACAGACGCAAGTCCAGTGATCACGAAAGAAAAGAATCGAGAAAACGAAAGTCATCTTTGGATTGCAAAGAGTGCAAAGAGTGTGCTAAAGCTGCGAAAGCCGATAATAAATCGGATAATATTCTCTCAAAGTGTAAACTGACAGATGCGCATTTAGCGATCGATCAGTTGAGAGTATTGACGGCTATGGGAGGATTGTTCTATGCCGGCAGATTGAGTGCTGTGCAAGCACCTGATGTTTACGCGATTACCCTCGACGGTGAACGGGGCAATAGACCTCATATACATTCCCGAGAAGAAATTCTCCGAGATGCT ATCGTCGAGGTTTGTCCCTCCTCAACGAAGGAATTACCACCTGGCACGAGACTCTGCGCTTACTGGAGTCAACAATATCGTTGCTTGTACCCTGGTACTTCTGTCGAACCCTCGGAGGCGGATCCtgaactcgatgaaaaattcgtcaGCGTGGAATTTGACGATGGTGATAGCGGCAGGATTGCGTTGGACGATATTCGATTGCTTCAACCTGATTATCCTGTTGTTG AATACGATCCCAATCCTTTGCTCACATTGGGAAAAAGGCGTAGACAAACATCGATGTCGACGGATGAAAAACGTTCATCATCAGCTGGAAATGTACGGGATGCTCAATCTTTAACGATAGCTAGAGATGGTCAAACGAACGAAAACTTAATGgttgatcgaaaaattgagggtGATGTGACGGAGCTCCGCAAAGGCGATGGAGCGGAAGCTAATGCTTTGGGAGAGCATCGGGAGAGGAAGAGGCTGAAAAAAAGGAGACGCGATAAACTTAAGAGACTCAACGAAGCTCAAGAGGGAAAGAAGAAACATCGTAAGCACAAATGTTGCGAGGAGCATCGAAAACACAAGCACAGGAAACATCGGAAACATAAGCACAAGCACAATCATCATAGTAGTTACAGCGAGGGGAGTCATGTCAG TGGAGGAGAGAGCTGCAGTGGGCACAAAAGTGAGGAGGAAACGTCGCCGTCTAATGAGAATGCGGAAAAGGCGCTTGACATTCCacaagaagaagaggaagtaGGAGAAAGGAATGAGGGACTATGCCAACCtcaagaagaagaggaagaacgtCTCGATGAGCCGGTCGTCGATCCAATTATACCGGAggggaaagttgaaaaaccgAAGAAACAAGAGAAGAAAGCAAAAGCTAGAGAACGTCAAGAATCGGTGGAAAGTCGTAGCAAAATGGCAGCGTTTTTACCGGCACGACAATTGTGGGGTTGGGCAGGAAAAGGTTATCGGAGACCGGGTGCGAAAGGTCGagcgaaaaaacaatttttccggGCTATTCAACGCGGCAACGAGACTATACAGATCGGTGACAGCGCTGTATTCCTCTCTACCGGTCGACCAGACAGACCTTACATCGGTAGGATCGAATCGATGTGGGAAACATCGAGTTCAAACATGATCGTCAAAGTCAAATGGTTCTATCATCCTGAAGAGACTGTCGGGTGTCCACCGAATCTCAAATATCCG ggtGCGCTTTTTGAATCACCGCACATGGACGAGAACGACGTGCAAACGATATCTCACAAGTGCGAGGTCCTGAAATTAGCagattatacgaaaaaattaggAAAAGAACCGCACAGATACTTAACGATCTACGACAACAACGACATATATTATCTCGCTGGATATTACGATCCGACAACTTATCTTCTCAATATGCAGCCCGATGTTGTTTGA